In the genome of Fusobacterium necrogenes, one region contains:
- a CDS encoding transposase, translated as MSNYIVQFPLKVEKYQEDILEKRFRIGRDIYNSLLGKMLKKYGEMTKRKEYRELLHEIANSEGKKILYKKLEEIRKENGFTEYSFHKEVKNMQKFFKKNIDSFTAQKIASQVWRAFEKMMYGSGQKVHFKQEDDFKSLEGKSNGTGIRYIDGYIDWKGLKLKVLIDEENYYEKEALKSEIAYCRIVRKNIRGKLKYYTQLVFKGIPPREVDKKTGEYRNRVGSGEIRLKIGKEYLIYEKDGKVKEVELADKIYLLELRRKELIEKINRRKKEGLSILSVRHRKLVEELKEIYRKQSDVRKYQHECLSNEILKLGDKVEIEELESVQEEIYSKGKEKRVKITRSGKRGNRAPRMLVEILNRKVEYKNGK; from the coding sequence GTGTCTAACTATATAGTCCAATTTCCTTTGAAAGTGGAAAAATATCAAGAGGATATCTTAGAGAAAAGATTTAGGATAGGCAGAGATATATATAATTCACTTTTAGGAAAAATGTTAAAAAAATATGGTGAGATGACAAAAAGAAAAGAGTACAGAGAACTACTACATGAAATAGCTAATAGCGAAGGAAAGAAAATTCTTTACAAGAAATTAGAAGAGATTAGGAAAGAAAATGGCTTTACTGAGTATTCTTTCCACAAAGAAGTAAAGAATATGCAGAAATTTTTTAAAAAGAATATAGATTCATTTACTGCTCAAAAGATAGCTTCACAAGTATGGAGAGCTTTTGAAAAAATGATGTATGGAAGTGGACAGAAGGTTCATTTTAAACAGGAAGATGATTTCAAATCCTTAGAGGGAAAATCTAATGGAACAGGGATTAGATATATAGATGGATATATAGATTGGAAAGGTCTTAAGTTAAAAGTTCTAATTGATGAGGAAAACTACTATGAAAAAGAAGCGCTTAAGAGTGAGATAGCTTATTGTCGTATTGTGAGAAAAAATATTCGAGGGAAACTCAAATACTATACACAGTTAGTTTTTAAAGGTATTCCACCTAGAGAGGTAGATAAGAAAACTGGAGAGTATAGAAATAGAGTTGGAAGTGGTGAGATTAGATTAAAGATAGGGAAAGAGTATCTCATCTATGAAAAAGATGGAAAAGTAAAAGAGGTTGAATTAGCAGATAAGATATATCTACTAGAGCTTAGAAGAAAAGAGCTAATAGAGAAAATAAATAGAAGAAAAAAAGAGGGATTATCAATACTCAGTGTAAGACATAGAAAGCTAGTAGAGGAATTAAAGGAGATATATAGGAAACAAAGTGATGTGAGAAAGTACCAACATGAGTGCTTAAGTAACGAGATATTAAAACTAGGGGATAAGGTAGAGATAGAGGAGTTAGAGAGTGTACAAGAAGAGATTTACTCTAAGGGTAAAGAAAAAAGAGTAAAGATAACTAGGAGTGGGAAAAGAGGAAATAGAGCTCCTAGAATGTTGGTTGAAATTTTAAATAGAAAGGTTGAATATAAGAATGGAAAATAA
- a CDS encoding helix-turn-helix domain-containing protein, whose translation MDCTTKFTKNEKKVEKIKAGMNHEEYILYKLSKLSNVNKALAKDMVKSLGEWTNPKEAAEYLTKYISTIYDKINSKEILARKLGNKYVIYTKSLVLLLEEIND comes from the coding sequence ATGGACTGTACAACTAAGTTTACAAAAAATGAAAAGAAGGTAGAAAAAATTAAGGCTGGAATGAATCATGAGGAATATATCCTCTATAAGTTATCTAAGCTTTCTAATGTGAATAAGGCATTAGCTAAGGATATGGTAAAAAGTTTGGGGGAGTGGACTAATCCAAAGGAGGCAGCTGAATATTTGACAAAGTATATATCTACAATTTATGACAAAATAAATTCAAAGGAGATTTTAGCAAGGAAATTAGGAAATAAATATGTGATTTATACAAAGAGTTTGGTACTGCTGTTAGAAGAAATTAACGATTAA